A window of Deinococcota bacterium contains these coding sequences:
- a CDS encoding glutaredoxin family protein — protein sequence MPSPSITLYTTPGCSACAAVKRYLEHKGLAFEEKDVTTDPAYLDEMKRVSNVRIAPVTVIGERAFYGAFDQQRPGIDAALATLQGGRE from the coding sequence GTGCCAAGCCCAAGCATCACCCTCTACACCACCCCCGGCTGCAGCGCCTGCGCCGCGGTGAAACGCTACCTCGAGCATAAGGGCCTCGCCTTCGAGGAGAAGGACGTCACCACCGACCCTGCCTACCTAGACGAGATGAAGCGCGTCTCCAATGTCCGCATCGCACCCGTGACCGTCATCGGCGAGAGAGCCTTCTACGGCGCCTTCGACCAGCAGCGCCCGGGGATCGACGCGGCGCTCGCCACCCTACAAGGAGGAAGAGAATGA